A window of Psychromonas sp. CNPT3 contains these coding sequences:
- the coaA gene encoding type I pantothenate kinase produces MSNQQHNIHNAYIHFERDQWARLRNNVELTLSLDDLQQLQGINESLSIQEVIDIYLPLSRLLNLYVGSLQKRHSVRDQFLETKHEHVPYIIGIAGSVAVGKSTTARILQALLSRWPEHPSVALVTTDGFLRNNKDLVAHNLMHKKGFPESFNTKALVDFVAAIKSGKESIDAPIYSHLTYDILPDKKITINKPDIVIIEGLNVLQTALNEPERPTRVFVSDFVDFSIFVDAEPAMIKQWYLQRFLKFSVGAFTDPDAYFHTYSKMTQQQQIDIASKIWDEINGVNLSENIRPTRDRANLILKKGYNHQVSSVKLRK; encoded by the coding sequence ATGAGCAACCAACAACATAATATCCATAATGCCTATATACATTTTGAACGTGATCAATGGGCGCGTTTACGCAACAACGTTGAATTAACCCTTTCTCTTGATGACTTGCAACAATTACAGGGCATCAATGAATCTCTTTCTATCCAAGAAGTTATCGACATTTACCTACCCTTATCTCGCTTACTCAATTTATATGTGGGCTCTCTGCAAAAACGTCATAGCGTACGCGATCAGTTTTTAGAAACAAAACATGAGCACGTCCCTTATATCATTGGCATTGCAGGCAGTGTTGCCGTAGGTAAAAGTACAACGGCGCGTATTTTACAGGCTTTACTGTCGCGCTGGCCAGAGCATCCGTCGGTTGCACTGGTTACTACCGATGGTTTTTTGCGCAATAATAAAGATTTAGTTGCGCATAATTTAATGCATAAAAAGGGCTTTCCTGAAAGTTTTAATACTAAAGCCTTAGTTGATTTTGTGGCTGCCATAAAATCAGGAAAAGAGTCTATTGACGCCCCTATTTATTCACATTTAACTTATGACATTTTACCCGATAAGAAAATCACCATTAATAAACCAGATATTGTGATCATTGAGGGACTGAACGTCTTACAGACAGCCCTCAATGAACCGGAGCGCCCTACTCGTGTTTTTGTCTCTGACTTCGTCGACTTTTCTATTTTTGTCGATGCAGAGCCTGCCATGATCAAACAGTGGTACTTACAACGATTTCTTAAATTTAGTGTTGGCGCATTCACCGATCCGGATGCCTACTTTCATACTTATTCTAAAATGACCCAGCAACAACAAATTGATATCGCAAGTAAAATTTGGGATGAAATTAACGGCGTCAATCTTTCTGAGAATATTCGCCCCACGCGTGATAGAGCAAATTTGATATTAAAAAAAGGTTATAACCACCAAGTTTCGAGTGTCAAACTACGAAAATAA
- a CDS encoding thiol:disulfide interchange protein DsbA/DsbL: protein MKTIFALFLGLILLPLSAQAKEFTEGVNYEVVKETATETPEVMEFFSYYCPHCFKFEPIIKTLRANLDENVSIKKNHVDFLGQGMGPQLTRALAAAEMLNVEDKVSSMIFDQLHTQRRAINGQKDILAIFEQAGISNKEAQGAMESFPVVGLASQMKRNTETFNIRAVPAIIVNGKYQVNTGSVRSEEELIELITYLTKK, encoded by the coding sequence ATGAAAACGATTTTTGCACTTTTTTTGGGGTTAATTTTATTACCTCTAAGCGCACAAGCAAAGGAATTCACAGAGGGCGTTAATTATGAGGTCGTAAAAGAAACGGCCACAGAAACCCCTGAAGTCATGGAATTTTTCTCATATTACTGCCCTCATTGTTTTAAATTTGAACCTATTATCAAAACATTACGTGCTAACTTAGATGAGAATGTCAGTATAAAGAAAAATCATGTCGACTTTTTAGGTCAAGGCATGGGCCCACAGCTTACTCGCGCTTTAGCTGCTGCTGAAATGCTAAATGTAGAAGATAAAGTATCAAGTATGATATTTGATCAATTACACACACAGCGCCGTGCAATCAATGGCCAAAAAGATATTTTAGCCATCTTTGAACAAGCGGGGATCTCAAATAAAGAAGCACAAGGCGCAATGGAAAGCTTCCCTGTTGTAGGTCTTGCTTCACAGATGAAACGCAATACCGAGACTTTTAATATTCGCGCTGTACCTGCCATTATCGTCAATGGTAAATACCAAGTGAATACAGGATCTGTACGTAGTGAAGAAGAGTTAATTGAACTCATTACTTACCTAACGAAGAAATAA